Proteins from a single region of Phormidium ambiguum IAM M-71:
- the adhE gene encoding bifunctional acetaldehyde-CoA/alcohol dehydrogenase translates to MKVTNNEELEQLIQRVKAAQRKYATYTQEQVDTIFKKAALAANAARIPLAKMTVAETGMGVVEDKVIKNHFASEIIYNKYKADKTCGVIEEDKAFGIQKIAEPVGILAGIVPTTNPTSTAIFKALIALKTRNAIIFSPHPRAKDCTIEAARIVLEAAVAAGAPEDIIGWIDEPTVPLSQALMQHPDINLILATGGPGMVRAAYSSGHPSLGVGAGNTPALIDSSAHLKMAVSSIILSKTFDNGMICASEQSVIVVDDVYEEVRSEFIDRGAYFLNPEEREKFAKLIIVNGRLNAEIVGQPVSKLAELAGIKLPEDTRVIIGEVEKIGTDEPFAFEKLSPILAMYRATDFEDAVEKAEQLVLFGGRGHTAVLYTAPSNIDHIKQFEDKVQTARVLINTPSSQGAIGDLYNFRLDPSLTLGCGTWGGNSISENVEPKHLLNIKTVAERRENMLWFRVPPKVYFKYGALPVAIRELAGKRRAFIVTDKPLYDLGVTAPLEAALEEIGLKFDTFYDVEPDPSLETVQRGLALMNTFQPDVIIAIGGGSPMDAAKIMWLLYEHPEIEFDGLAMRFMDIRKRVYELPPLGDKAIMIAVPTTSGTGSEVTPFAVVTDRRTNIKYPLADYALTPTMAIVDPELVLNMPKKLTAYGGIDALTHALEAFVSVLASEYTNSMALEAIRLLFKYLPSAYKNGANDPKAREKVHYAATMAGMAFANSFLGICHSMAHQLGATFHVPHGLANALMISHVIKYNSTDAPFKQATFSQYKYPNAKWRYARIASYLGLPGETEEEKVNSLIAAVEGLKRELDIPTSIKEAIAENRQEFYAKVEHLADQAFDDQCTGANPRYPLITDLKQLLEDAYEGAPVVDESLFSTNGNGHAIGLADVKVDPQPVI, encoded by the coding sequence AATTAGAACAACTTATCCAAAGAGTCAAAGCAGCGCAAAGAAAGTATGCTACTTACACTCAAGAACAAGTTGACACCATATTTAAAAAAGCCGCACTAGCGGCTAACGCTGCACGTATCCCCTTAGCAAAAATGACAGTTGCCGAAACAGGAATGGGTGTAGTAGAAGACAAAGTGATCAAAAATCACTTTGCCTCGGAAATTATCTATAACAAATATAAAGCTGATAAAACCTGCGGCGTAATCGAAGAAGACAAAGCATTTGGGATTCAAAAAATTGCCGAACCAGTAGGAATTTTAGCAGGGATTGTTCCCACAACCAACCCAACTTCTACCGCAATTTTCAAAGCTTTAATTGCCCTGAAAACTCGCAACGCAATAATATTTTCGCCTCACCCACGCGCCAAAGATTGCACGATCGAAGCAGCAAGAATAGTTCTAGAAGCAGCAGTTGCAGCAGGCGCACCAGAAGATATTATTGGTTGGATTGATGAACCTACCGTGCCACTTTCGCAAGCGTTAATGCAGCATCCTGACATTAACTTGATTTTAGCTACAGGTGGCCCCGGAATGGTAAGGGCGGCTTATTCTTCAGGACATCCATCGTTAGGAGTTGGTGCAGGAAATACCCCAGCATTAATCGATTCTTCTGCTCATTTGAAAATGGCAGTTTCCTCGATTATTCTGAGTAAAACCTTCGATAATGGCATGATTTGTGCCAGCGAACAATCAGTGATTGTCGTCGATGATGTTTATGAAGAAGTCAGGTCAGAATTTATCGATCGCGGTGCTTATTTCCTCAACCCAGAAGAACGGGAAAAATTTGCCAAATTAATCATCGTCAACGGACGGTTAAACGCGGAAATTGTCGGACAACCAGTTAGTAAATTAGCAGAATTAGCCGGAATAAAATTACCTGAAGATACCAGAGTCATCATTGGTGAAGTAGAAAAAATTGGTACGGATGAACCTTTTGCTTTTGAAAAATTATCGCCAATTTTGGCAATGTATCGCGCCACAGACTTTGAAGATGCAGTGGAAAAAGCCGAACAATTAGTATTATTTGGAGGCAGAGGACACACCGCAGTTCTTTACACCGCACCTTCTAATATTGACCATATCAAACAGTTTGAAGATAAAGTACAAACTGCGCGGGTTTTGATTAATACGCCATCGTCGCAAGGTGCGATCGGAGATTTGTACAACTTCCGTCTCGATCCATCATTAACATTAGGTTGCGGAACTTGGGGTGGTAATTCAATTAGTGAAAACGTCGAACCAAAACATTTACTAAATATCAAAACTGTTGCCGAACGACGGGAGAATATGTTGTGGTTCCGCGTGCCACCAAAAGTTTACTTTAAGTATGGTGCATTGCCAGTAGCAATTCGAGAATTAGCCGGAAAACGTCGTGCATTTATTGTTACCGACAAACCATTGTATGACTTAGGTGTAACTGCACCACTGGAAGCAGCATTAGAAGAAATCGGTTTAAAATTTGACACCTTTTATGATGTGGAACCCGATCCTTCTTTGGAAACAGTGCAACGTGGTTTAGCACTGATGAATACATTTCAACCTGATGTAATTATTGCGATCGGTGGTGGTTCACCGATGGATGCTGCCAAAATTATGTGGTTGTTGTACGAACATCCCGAAATCGAATTTGACGGTTTGGCAATGCGGTTTATGGATATCCGCAAACGGGTTTACGAACTGCCACCTTTAGGCGATAAAGCAATAATGATTGCCGTTCCTACCACATCGGGAACTGGTTCAGAAGTAACACCATTTGCAGTTGTTACCGATCGCCGTACTAACATTAAATATCCTTTAGCTGACTACGCTTTAACACCAACAATGGCAATTGTTGACCCAGAATTGGTGTTAAATATGCCCAAGAAACTAACAGCTTACGGTGGGATTGATGCGTTAACTCACGCTTTAGAAGCCTTCGTTTCTGTGTTAGCTTCGGAATATACAAACAGTATGGCTTTAGAAGCAATTCGCTTACTGTTTAAATATCTGCCAAGTGCTTACAAAAATGGTGCCAACGATCCAAAAGCGCGGGAAAAAGTACATTACGCCGCAACAATGGCAGGAATGGCATTTGCTAACAGCTTCCTGGGAATTTGTCACTCAATGGCACACCAATTAGGGGCAACTTTCCATGTGCCTCACGGTTTAGCTAATGCGTTAATGATTTCTCATGTAATCAAGTACAATTCAACCGATGCACCTTTCAAACAAGCTACTTTCTCGCAATACAAATATCCGAATGCGAAATGGCGTTATGCCCGGATTGCTAGTTATTTAGGATTACCTGGAGAGACGGAAGAAGAGAAAGTTAATAGTTTGATTGCTGCGGTGGAAGGTTTGAAGCGAGAGTTAGATATTCCCACTTCGATTAAAGAAGCGATCGCAGAAAATCGTCAAGAATTCTACGCTAAAGTGGAACATTTAGCAGATCAAGCTTTTGACGATCAATGTACAGGTGCTAATCCTCGTTATCCGTTAATTACTGATTTGAAACAACTGTTGGAAGATGCTTATGAAGGTGCGCCAGTGGTTGATGAAAGTCTGTTTTCAACTAATGGTAATGGTCATGCGATCGGTTTAGCAGATGTGAAAGTCGATCCGCAACCTGTGATTTAG
- a CDS encoding BrnT family toxin, with amino-acid sequence MDIVYRLQGVEFEWDANKAESNIEKHGVTFEEAAEAFFDPFYQSGDATANNEQRDFIIGYSLEQRLLLVVYVERGKRNRIISARPATHNERKLYEQS; translated from the coding sequence ATGGATATTGTTTACCGACTGCAAGGCGTTGAGTTTGAATGGGACGCAAACAAAGCGGAAAGCAACATCGAGAAACATGGTGTTACATTTGAAGAAGCAGCAGAAGCTTTCTTTGACCCCTTTTACCAATCCGGTGATGCTACCGCTAATAACGAACAACGCGATTTCATTATTGGGTATTCCCTGGAACAACGCCTTTTGCTAGTTGTTTATGTAGAAAGAGGTAAGCGAAACCGTATTATTTCTGCTCGTCCTGCTACTCACAATGAAAGGAAATTATATGAACAATCTTGA
- a CDS encoding XdhC family protein, with protein sequence MSVELFQQLTQVLTKGAAVLATVTQIKGSVPREVGAKMIIDADGQIMNTIGGGAGEAKVICQAMQVLETGEKQFVEIDLSGVRQRETQGVCGGRMQVWLERWSGESAIALSQKILQLLKAGQSVTLITPFTPNQQPYILDNFSPIPQLENAFIEQIEPPPTLLIIGAGHVGEQLAKFAHLIGFEIAIQDDRIEFANPEKFPQANLIFNQPINSIINNFADFSQLYIALVTRGYMYDLEALQILLNHNITCKYIGMIGSEKRVKFVYRKLQEMGVSPELFSNIYAPIGLEIGALTPEEIAVSICAELILVRRGGTGKSISQSMKKLLA encoded by the coding sequence ATGAGTGTTGAGTTATTTCAGCAATTAACACAAGTACTAACAAAAGGTGCAGCAGTTTTAGCAACTGTCACTCAGATTAAAGGTTCGGTTCCCAGAGAAGTGGGCGCAAAAATGATTATCGATGCTGATGGTCAAATTATGAATACGATTGGTGGAGGTGCGGGAGAGGCGAAGGTAATTTGTCAGGCGATGCAGGTATTAGAAACTGGCGAAAAACAATTTGTAGAAATTGATTTATCTGGTGTACGGCAACGGGAAACTCAAGGTGTTTGTGGGGGGAGGATGCAAGTTTGGTTAGAACGTTGGTCTGGAGAAAGTGCGATCGCTCTCTCCCAAAAAATCCTACAATTACTTAAAGCTGGTCAATCCGTAACTTTAATTACTCCTTTTACCCCCAACCAACAACCATATATATTAGATAATTTTTCCCCAATTCCTCAATTAGAAAATGCCTTTATTGAACAAATCGAACCACCACCGACTTTACTCATTATCGGTGCAGGTCATGTAGGCGAACAATTAGCAAAATTCGCTCATTTGATTGGTTTTGAAATTGCGATTCAAGATGACAGAATAGAATTTGCCAACCCCGAAAAATTTCCTCAAGCTAATCTAATTTTCAATCAGCCTATTAATTCAATTATCAATAATTTTGCGGATTTTTCTCAATTGTATATAGCTTTAGTAACACGAGGATATATGTATGATTTGGAAGCTTTACAAATTCTCTTAAATCATAATATTACCTGTAAATATATCGGGATGATTGGCAGCGAAAAGCGAGTAAAGTTTGTTTATCGCAAATTGCAAGAAATGGGCGTTTCTCCTGAATTATTCAGCAATATCTATGCACCAATAGGCTTAGAAATTGGTGCTTTAACACCAGAAGAAATTGCAGTGAGTATTTGCGCCGAATTAATTTTAGTCCGTCGTGGTGGTACAGGTAAATCTATTTCGCAAAGTATGAAAAAATTATTAGCCTGA
- a CDS encoding EF-hand domain-containing protein — MMRKVSFVGTALFGLIASAALLSSCGQQTQTPEATSPTPSAVSPVAGSSTPNPASPVVDSSASTASPAADSTASTTTGTPAATADSTTAASTTTETPAATADSTTAASTTTETPAATADSTTAASTTETSASEFISATAFDEIDANKAGKIAAEDFVNYYSEKVATTEKISKEDAEKKFKQLDKDSDGSLTKQEATGQM, encoded by the coding sequence ATGATGCGTAAGGTTTCTTTTGTCGGTACAGCATTGTTCGGTTTGATTGCTTCGGCTGCTTTATTATCAAGCTGTGGTCAACAAACCCAAACTCCTGAAGCAACTTCTCCCACTCCCAGCGCTGTCTCACCAGTAGCTGGTTCTTCCACTCCCAATCCAGCTTCCCCGGTTGTAGACTCTTCAGCTAGCACTGCGTCTCCCGCTGCTGATTCCACCGCTAGCACTACCACAGGAACTCCTGCGGCAACCGCTGATTCCACAACTGCTGCTAGCACTACCACAGAAACTCCTGCGGCAACCGCCGATTCCACAACTGCTGCTAGCACCACCACAGAAACTCCTGCGGCAACCGCTGATTCCACAACTGCTGCTAGCACTACTGAAACTAGTGCCTCCGAATTCATTTCTGCCACTGCTTTTGACGAAATTGATGCTAATAAAGCAGGCAAAATTGCTGCCGAAGATTTTGTGAATTATTACTCTGAAAAAGTTGCTACTACTGAAAAAATCAGCAAAGAAGATGCAGAGAAAAAGTTCAAGCAACTTGACAAAGATAGCGATGGTAGCCTGACTAAGCAAGAAGCTACAGGCCAAATGTAG
- the guaD gene encoding guanine deaminase, translated as MPTQTKTSVASIKAIRGAFLDFIADPFFVPEELESVRYIPDGLLILENGHIQELGEYEQLKNKYPAVPITAYSDCLIMPGFIDTHIHFPQTEMIAAYGEQLLEWLNKYTFPVESKFKDRDYAQKIASFFLDELIKNGTTTALVFAAVFPESVEAFFTEASQRNLRMICGKVMMDRNAPEFLRDTAISSYEDSKKLIQKWHKNGRLLYAVTPRFAVTSTEEQLRMAAKLLEEFPDVYLHTHLSENVKEVELVAQLFPESKGYLDVYDRAGLVKERSIFAHGVQLRDDEFKRLSEAKSAISFCPTSNLFLGSGLFKLFQAKSKKHPVKVGLGTDVGGGTSFSMLQTANKAYKIVQLQGDKLSAFKALFLATLGGAKVLCLEDKIGNFDAGKEADFIVLDLKATPLMALRNSQTPPAKTKAEIAEKAFATMILGDDRAIQATYIAGELAYHKNQAN; from the coding sequence ATGCCTACACAAACAAAAACTTCTGTGGCATCGATTAAAGCGATTAGAGGCGCATTTCTTGACTTTATCGCAGATCCCTTTTTTGTCCCAGAGGAATTGGAAAGCGTCCGCTACATTCCTGATGGTTTACTAATTCTGGAAAACGGTCATATTCAAGAATTAGGTGAATATGAACAATTGAAAAATAAATATCCAGCAGTACCCATAACTGCTTATTCTGACTGCTTAATTATGCCAGGGTTTATTGATACCCACATTCATTTTCCCCAAACAGAAATGATTGCGGCTTACGGCGAACAACTTTTAGAATGGTTGAATAAATACACTTTTCCGGTAGAAAGTAAGTTTAAAGATCGAGATTACGCTCAAAAAATTGCCTCTTTCTTTTTGGATGAATTAATTAAAAATGGGACGACTACAGCTTTAGTTTTCGCTGCGGTTTTTCCCGAATCAGTTGAGGCTTTTTTTACAGAAGCAAGTCAGCGCAATTTACGCATGATTTGTGGGAAAGTAATGATGGATCGAAATGCACCAGAATTTTTGCGGGATACGGCTATAAGTTCTTATGAAGACAGTAAAAAATTAATTCAAAAATGGCACAAAAACGGTAGATTACTTTATGCAGTTACTCCTCGTTTCGCTGTAACCTCAACTGAGGAACAACTGCGAATGGCAGCCAAATTGCTAGAAGAATTTCCCGATGTTTATTTGCATACTCACTTATCAGAAAATGTTAAAGAAGTTGAATTAGTTGCCCAACTTTTCCCGGAAAGTAAAGGTTATTTAGATGTTTACGATCGAGCGGGCTTGGTAAAAGAGCGATCGATCTTTGCTCACGGTGTACAATTAAGAGACGATGAATTTAAAAGATTATCTGAAGCAAAATCAGCAATCTCTTTTTGTCCTACTTCCAATCTCTTTTTAGGTAGTGGACTGTTTAAACTTTTTCAAGCTAAATCTAAAAAACATCCTGTGAAAGTTGGATTGGGAACTGATGTCGGCGGCGGTACAAGTTTTTCTATGCTGCAAACAGCAAATAAAGCTTATAAAATAGTGCAGTTGCAAGGGGATAAACTATCGGCTTTTAAAGCTTTATTCCTGGCAACTTTAGGTGGTGCAAAAGTGCTTTGTTTAGAAGATAAAATTGGTAACTTTGATGCGGGAAAAGAAGCTGATTTTATAGTATTAGATTTAAAAGCAACTCCTTTAATGGCATTGCGAAATTCCCAAACTCCACCTGCTAAAACTAAAGCCGAAATCGCCGAAAAAGCCTTTGCGACGATGATACTTGGGGATGATAGAGCCATTCAAGCAACTTATATTGCTGGAGAACTTGCCTACCACAAGAACCAGGCAAATTAG
- the infC gene encoding translation initiation factor IF-3: MNKFNTYQQKKCYPSIVRRISEEIIIATKQLINRQIKSAQVLLIDHENNNLGLTDTREALRLAESVDLDLVIVSEGKEIPVAKILNFGKHQYQQKKRQHSSARTTVKEVRLRPNIGESDYILRINRAIEWLGKGDSVKFQLRLRGREHQNRDRAIDLLDRIVADLSKAGKVQSLDKGSLIVQMVPG; this comes from the coding sequence GTGAATAAATTTAATACATATCAACAAAAAAAATGTTACCCTAGTATTGTTAGGCGAATTTCAGAGGAAATTATTATCGCTACAAAACAACTGATTAATCGGCAAATTAAATCCGCTCAGGTTCTTCTGATTGACCATGAGAATAACAACCTTGGTTTAACAGACACCCGTGAAGCCCTTAGACTTGCTGAAAGTGTAGATCTCGATCTGGTGATAGTCTCTGAGGGGAAAGAGATCCCAGTGGCGAAGATTTTGAACTTTGGGAAGCATCAGTACCAACAGAAAAAACGTCAACATTCTAGTGCTAGAACTACTGTTAAAGAAGTTAGGTTACGTCCTAATATTGGTGAATCAGATTACATCTTGCGTATTAATAGAGCGATCGAGTGGTTAGGGAAAGGTGATTCCGTAAAATTTCAGCTACGTTTACGGGGACGGGAGCATCAAAACCGCGATCGGGCGATCGACTTGCTAGACAGAATAGTTGCAGACTTGTCAAAAGCGGGAAAAGTCCAATCCTTAGATAAAGGATCGTTAATTGTTCAGATGGTTCCCGGTTAA
- a CDS encoding NCS2 family permease translates to MSKNIDDLREIELTRQTEPPEEPELTGWQGAIANFFQFTKYRTNFRTEILAGLTTFMTMAYILVVNPLILSDAIFLNQPKDLFTELVVATAISTVIGTLVMALYANYPFAMAPGMGLNAFFAYSVVLTLKIDWRLALSSVLVEGLIFIVLTLTSVRRQIVNAIPLVMKSATSVGIGLFIAYIGLSGDPKVGGAGIIVANAATKTGLGNLKEPATLMAIVGIFIASAFIVRRVKGALFWAILAIALLGWILGVSPWPQGIAEIPTFPQDLFGQAISGITQLNANNFWDFLAVLLVFLFVDIFDTVGTLSGVGIRAGYVNEKGEMDRVDEALLADAIGTTAGAIMGTSTVTTFAESAAGVEVGGRTGFTALIVSLLFVVSMIFIPIFKAIPPYATTPALVITGVLMMSAVSSIRWGDPAEAIPAFFTIFLIPLTYSIGTGLAVGFITYPVVKTFQGKAREVSIATWVLAAVFVARFVFMSTKFG, encoded by the coding sequence ATGAGTAAAAATATTGATGATTTGAGAGAGATAGAATTAACTAGGCAGACCGAACCACCAGAAGAACCAGAATTAACTGGATGGCAAGGTGCGATCGCCAATTTTTTCCAATTCACAAAATACCGCACTAACTTTCGTACTGAAATTTTAGCAGGGCTGACCACCTTCATGACAATGGCATATATTTTAGTGGTCAACCCATTAATTCTTTCCGATGCGATTTTTCTCAATCAACCCAAAGATTTATTCACGGAATTAGTTGTCGCCACTGCTATTTCTACAGTAATTGGTACTTTGGTAATGGCGTTGTATGCCAACTATCCATTTGCAATGGCACCGGGGATGGGATTAAATGCTTTCTTTGCCTATTCCGTAGTTCTCACCTTAAAAATTGACTGGCGTTTAGCCTTATCATCAGTATTAGTTGAAGGGCTAATTTTTATTGTTTTAACTCTCACCAGCGTCCGGCGGCAAATTGTTAATGCAATTCCCTTAGTAATGAAATCTGCTACTTCAGTGGGGATTGGTTTATTTATTGCTTACATTGGCTTATCAGGCGATCCAAAAGTTGGCGGGGCGGGGATAATTGTCGCTAATGCCGCGACAAAAACTGGGCTAGGTAACTTAAAAGAACCCGCCACTTTAATGGCAATTGTTGGTATTTTTATTGCCTCTGCTTTTATTGTCCGTCGTGTTAAAGGTGCCTTATTTTGGGCAATTTTAGCAATCGCACTTTTGGGGTGGATTTTAGGTGTAAGTCCTTGGCCTCAAGGCATTGCAGAAATTCCCACATTTCCGCAAGATTTATTTGGGCAAGCAATTAGCGGCATTACTCAATTAAACGCGAATAATTTTTGGGATTTTCTAGCAGTTTTGCTAGTATTTTTATTTGTTGATATTTTCGATACTGTAGGCACACTTTCTGGTGTAGGAATACGGGCAGGTTATGTGAATGAAAAAGGGGAAATGGATCGCGTAGATGAAGCTTTGCTAGCTGATGCGATCGGCACAACAGCGGGTGCAATTATGGGGACTTCTACAGTTACGACATTTGCTGAATCTGCGGCAGGTGTAGAAGTAGGAGGACGCACAGGTTTCACCGCATTAATTGTGTCATTGTTGTTTGTTGTTTCAATGATTTTTATCCCGATTTTTAAAGCAATTCCGCCTTACGCTACCACACCTGCTTTAGTAATTACTGGGGTATTAATGATGTCTGCTGTGAGTAGTATTCGTTGGGGAGATCCAGCAGAAGCAATTCCGGCATTTTTTACAATTTTTTTAATTCCTTTAACTTATTCGATCGGTACTGGTTTAGCAGTTGGTTTTATCACTTATCCAGTAGTAAAAACTTTCCAAGGTAAAGCGCGAGAAGTGTCGATCGCAACTTGGGTTTTAGCTGCGGTATTCGTCGCCAGATTTGTGTTTATGTCTACAAAGTTTGGTTAA